The following proteins are co-located in the Cetobacterium sp. NK01 genome:
- the pap gene encoding polyphosphate:AMP phosphotransferase produces MGIFTNESCLKLKNKEYLESIKPLKIKLGELQRVSKEKKIPILIIFEGLEASGKGAIINEILVTLDPRGYKVINHNHALEQNTLPLKQYLDNIPGKGEFHIFDKSWYDFAFEEGTNITTRCKEINKIERSLIRSGMLIIKFFLHVSKKNQRKRYFKAKKNPAKSWKVTPYSWKQNFDYKNILGTWEDILERTNNYDCGWNTICSNDLNGAKSEVFRILLEKIENHLNQKEVRPDDVLLPYKKPYSLDDVDLDKSIDKKEYKEELKKLQETISNLHHEIYNRRIPVIIAYEGWDAAGKGGNIKRVVQRMDPRGYDVIPIAAPNDVEKSKHYLWRFWKALPRNGHVSIFDRTWYGRVLVERVEKFATKYEWKRAYQEITDMETQWVNNGAIIIKFWLQISKDEQLKRFKERENTPEKQWKITEEDWRNREKWKEYKEAVEEMISRTSTVSSPWYVVPANDKYYARIFVLKKIIKEIEKRLYHI; encoded by the coding sequence ATGGGAATATTTACTAATGAGAGTTGTTTAAAACTGAAAAATAAAGAGTATTTAGAAAGTATCAAACCTTTAAAGATAAAACTAGGTGAGCTTCAAAGAGTGAGCAAAGAGAAGAAAATACCAATTTTAATTATTTTTGAAGGTCTTGAAGCTTCTGGAAAAGGTGCTATTATAAATGAAATTCTAGTAACTCTAGATCCTAGAGGCTATAAAGTTATCAACCACAATCACGCCTTAGAACAAAACACACTGCCATTAAAACAATATTTAGATAATATTCCTGGAAAAGGTGAATTTCATATTTTTGATAAATCTTGGTATGATTTTGCATTTGAAGAGGGAACAAACATAACTACAAGATGTAAGGAGATAAATAAAATAGAGCGTTCTCTTATTAGAAGTGGAATGCTTATTATAAAGTTTTTTCTTCATGTTTCTAAAAAAAATCAAAGAAAAAGATATTTTAAAGCTAAAAAAAATCCAGCTAAGTCATGGAAAGTAACTCCATACTCTTGGAAACAAAATTTCGATTATAAAAATATCCTTGGAACTTGGGAAGATATTTTAGAAAGAACTAATAACTACGACTGTGGTTGGAATACAATCTGTTCTAATGATTTAAATGGAGCTAAATCTGAAGTTTTTAGAATTCTGTTGGAAAAAATTGAAAATCATCTTAATCAAAAAGAGGTTAGACCAGATGATGTTCTTTTACCATATAAAAAACCATACTCTTTAGATGATGTAGATTTAGATAAATCTATTGATAAAAAGGAATATAAAGAGGAACTGAAAAAACTTCAAGAAACAATTTCTAATCTTCATCATGAAATATACAATAGACGTATCCCTGTTATTATTGCTTATGAAGGATGGGACGCTGCTGGTAAAGGTGGAAATATTAAAAGAGTTGTACAAAGAATGGATCCAAGAGGGTATGACGTTATTCCCATTGCTGCTCCTAACGATGTAGAAAAAAGTAAACACTATTTATGGAGGTTCTGGAAAGCTCTTCCTAGAAATGGTCATGTTTCTATTTTTGATAGAACTTGGTATGGTCGTGTTTTAGTAGAAAGAGTTGAAAAGTTTGCTACTAAATATGAGTGGAAAAGAGCTTACCAAGAGATTACTGATATGGAAACTCAGTGGGTTAATAACGGAGCTATTATTATTAAGTTTTGGTTACAAATATCTAAAGATGAACAACTGAAAAGATTTAAAGAAAGAGAGAATACTCCTGAAAAGCAATGGAAAATAACTGAAGAGGATTGGAGAAATCGTGAGAAATGGAAAGAGTATAAAGAGGCAGTAGAAGAGATGATCTCAAGAACTTCTACAGTTTCTAGTCCTTGGTATGTTGTTCCTGCTAACGATAAATACTACGCTAGAATTTTTGTTTTAAAAAAGATTATAAAAGAGATTGAAAAACGTCTATATCATATTTAG
- a CDS encoding GTP pyrophosphokinase family protein has product MEKINCNQFQLLNYYKKNRELYRKLGKRLERFLKQSFEKEKIIYHSITSRAKTRESFQKKLERKGYTCVEEATDLCGLRVITFLESETKIVENFLRHAFIIDESNSVDKSDTLGEDKVGYKSIHLVATLPKELLVLPEFERFEGLKFEIQVRTILQHAWAEVEHDKNYKFSGQLPTDIKRRFKLLAGFLEIADREFESISKEITEYEKKVVNTIEGNTLHEIEINSTSLRKYLNKKFNITFSQGISPKIIKLLQDNNINTLEDFSKIEDLEIMKRYFGNGSKKFPARYDLMIKHLLDYHEKLNQI; this is encoded by the coding sequence ATGGAAAAAATTAATTGTAATCAATTTCAATTATTAAACTATTACAAAAAAAATAGAGAGCTTTATCGTAAATTGGGAAAAAGATTAGAACGTTTTTTAAAGCAATCTTTTGAAAAAGAAAAAATTATCTATCATTCAATTACTAGTAGAGCTAAAACAAGAGAGAGCTTTCAAAAAAAATTAGAACGAAAAGGTTATACATGCGTTGAAGAAGCTACAGATCTTTGTGGGCTTAGAGTCATTACTTTTTTAGAAAGTGAAACTAAAATTGTTGAAAATTTTTTAAGACACGCCTTTATTATTGATGAAAGTAATAGCGTTGACAAAAGTGATACTTTAGGTGAGGATAAAGTGGGATATAAATCTATACACTTAGTTGCAACTCTTCCTAAAGAACTTTTAGTTCTTCCTGAATTTGAAAGATTTGAAGGATTAAAATTTGAAATTCAAGTTAGAACAATATTACAACATGCTTGGGCAGAGGTTGAGCATGATAAAAATTATAAATTTAGTGGACAACTTCCAACAGATATAAAAAGAAGATTTAAACTTTTAGCTGGATTTTTAGAAATTGCAGACAGAGAGTTTGAAAGTATCTCAAAAGAGATAACAGAGTATGAAAAGAAAGTTGTAAATACTATTGAAGGAAATACTCTACATGAGATTGAGATAAACTCTACATCTTTAAGAAAATATCTAAATAAAAAATTCAACATTACATTCTCTCAAGGTATTAGTCCTAAAATTATTAAACTATTACAGGATAACAATATAAATACCTTAGAAGATTTCTCTAAGATAGAGGATTTAGAAATTATGAAACGATACTTTGGAAACGGCAGCAAAAAGTTTCCTGCTCGTTATGATCTTATGATAAAACATCTTCTAGATTATCATGAAAAACTAAATCAAATTTAA
- a CDS encoding sodium-dependent transporter, which produces MNDKREKFSNRIGFILSCVGAAIGLGNIWLFSWKLGTYGGAAFLIPYFIFMALFAYVGLVGEISFGRMMKKGVLGVGKLMEKKRVPFAKFLPIVPVVSVAGIFTFYVIVFGWIIKYFVTYLMVDMSTLNYEQYFGSFTGNTESIFWHFIAVVLSVGVISLGVIKGIEKINKIVMPLMFIIFFGLMIKSLSLPGAMEGVKFLLNPDWDKLLNPITWVMALGQAFFTVGVSGSALLVYGSYLDKDVNISVSVVQTCILDTLAALMAGFIIIPAAFAFGYGPGAGPSLLFITLPSVFNNMAGGRVLGIIFFLSVIFAAISSAINQLEVPVEAVMEKFNISRVKASVIVGGILFLIGLPLDLDMNLFGTFADTMTIYLIPLGAIIILGFYFYGIDSKSIEYEIDLGAKHKVGKYIVKIGKYIFVPGVLIILILGVLYGGIG; this is translated from the coding sequence GTGAACGACAAAAGAGAAAAGTTTAGTAACAGAATCGGATTTATTTTATCATGTGTAGGAGCAGCCATAGGACTTGGAAATATTTGGCTTTTCTCTTGGAAGTTAGGAACTTATGGTGGAGCAGCATTTTTAATACCATATTTCATATTTATGGCTTTATTTGCCTATGTAGGTTTAGTTGGAGAGATATCATTTGGAAGAATGATGAAAAAGGGAGTTTTAGGTGTTGGAAAACTTATGGAAAAAAAGAGAGTACCTTTTGCTAAGTTTTTACCAATTGTTCCAGTAGTTTCTGTAGCAGGAATATTTACATTTTATGTAATAGTTTTTGGATGGATAATAAAATACTTTGTGACATATTTAATGGTGGATATGAGTACTTTAAATTATGAGCAATATTTTGGAAGTTTTACTGGAAATACAGAATCTATATTTTGGCATTTTATAGCTGTAGTTTTAAGTGTTGGAGTAATTTCACTTGGAGTTATAAAGGGAATTGAAAAGATAAATAAAATTGTAATGCCACTTATGTTTATAATATTCTTTGGACTTATGATAAAATCACTTAGTCTTCCAGGAGCTATGGAGGGAGTTAAGTTTTTATTAAATCCAGATTGGGATAAACTTTTAAATCCAATAACTTGGGTTATGGCTTTAGGACAAGCGTTTTTCACAGTGGGAGTTAGTGGATCAGCACTTTTAGTTTATGGTAGCTATTTAGATAAAGATGTAAATATATCTGTAAGTGTTGTACAAACATGTATTTTAGATACTCTAGCAGCACTGATGGCTGGATTTATAATCATACCAGCAGCTTTTGCTTTTGGTTATGGACCAGGAGCTGGACCAAGTTTACTGTTTATAACATTACCATCTGTATTTAACAATATGGCTGGGGGAAGAGTTTTAGGAATAATATTCTTTTTAAGCGTAATATTTGCAGCTATCTCTTCTGCAATAAACCAGTTAGAGGTTCCTGTGGAAGCGGTTATGGAGAAGTTTAATATCTCTAGAGTAAAAGCTAGTGTGATAGTTGGAGGAATTTTATTTTTAATAGGATTACCTTTAGATTTAGATATGAATCTATTTGGAACTTTTGCAGATACAATGACAATCTATTTAATACCTCTTGGAGCTATTATAATTTTAGGGTTCTATTTTTATGGAATAGATTCAAAATCTATAGAGTATGAGATTGACTTAGGAGCAAAACATAAAGTAGGAAAGTATATTGTAAAAATAGGAAAATATATATTCGTACCTGGAGTTTTAATAATTCTGATATTAGGAGTTTTATACGGAGGTATAGGATAA
- a CDS encoding MATE family efflux transporter: MVKSEFLNRSKEIIKLAIPAVGEMILYMLIWVFDTLMVGKYGGQISVSAVGFSSEIMYTFINILIAMGLSISITSIVARCLGAREQNKAEDMADLGVKIGGVIAIVVFLIFFIFSKNILSLAGAKGDVLNLGYKYMRICSIGLFFNMITNLLNGVFRGCKNTKTPLYGAAILNIVNLSLDYTLIFGKFGFPELGVEGAAIATTVGNICAFLFILSQLKKLPFKISLKNSVNLSYLKELIDLAVPSGLQEGAFSIVRLLSVMMVMKLGSLAFSANQISVTIESISFMPGWGFAISAVSLVGHSIGEKDLKGAREYANTSLLLACIVMGFFSLIFLFFSENLVRLFIKSDEVEVIALGAACLMIGSIQQIPTAIDMVLSGALKGMGDTKTPFRIVLFCNWCIRLPLMYYFIYLKRMPVTYFWWITSLQWTVEAAIFIKIYRDKFYKNPKSI; this comes from the coding sequence ATGGTAAAAAGTGAATTTTTAAATCGATCCAAAGAGATTATAAAACTAGCTATTCCTGCTGTTGGTGAAATGATATTATATATGCTGATCTGGGTTTTTGATACTCTTATGGTTGGAAAATATGGTGGTCAAATCTCTGTTTCCGCTGTTGGGTTTAGTTCTGAAATTATGTATACCTTTATCAACATCTTAATTGCTATGGGACTGTCTATATCTATAACATCTATTGTGGCTCGTTGTCTTGGAGCTAGAGAACAAAACAAAGCTGAAGATATGGCTGATTTAGGAGTTAAAATTGGTGGAGTTATAGCTATTGTTGTTTTCTTAATATTTTTTATCTTCTCAAAAAACATATTAAGTTTAGCCGGAGCTAAGGGTGATGTATTAAATCTAGGTTATAAATATATGAGAATCTGTTCTATTGGACTTTTCTTTAATATGATTACAAATCTTTTAAATGGTGTTTTCCGTGGATGTAAAAATACTAAGACTCCACTTTATGGTGCTGCTATTTTAAATATAGTAAATCTTTCTTTAGACTATACACTTATATTTGGAAAATTTGGATTTCCAGAGTTAGGAGTTGAAGGAGCTGCTATTGCAACTACAGTTGGAAATATCTGTGCCTTTTTATTTATTTTAAGTCAACTTAAAAAACTACCATTTAAAATATCTTTAAAAAATAGTGTAAATCTAAGTTACTTAAAAGAGCTTATTGATTTAGCTGTTCCATCTGGATTACAAGAGGGAGCTTTTAGTATTGTTAGACTTTTAAGTGTTATGATGGTTATGAAACTTGGAAGTTTAGCTTTTTCTGCAAATCAAATCTCTGTAACCATTGAAAGTATATCTTTTATGCCAGGTTGGGGATTTGCTATATCAGCAGTTTCTCTAGTGGGACATAGTATAGGTGAAAAGGATTTAAAGGGAGCTAGAGAGTATGCCAATACATCTTTACTTCTAGCTTGCATTGTCATGGGATTTTTCTCTTTAATTTTCTTATTTTTCTCTGAAAATTTAGTACGATTATTCATCAAAAGTGATGAAGTTGAAGTTATCGCTCTTGGAGCTGCTTGTCTTATGATTGGATCAATTCAGCAGATTCCTACAGCTATAGATATGGTTCTCTCTGGTGCTTTAAAGGGGATGGGAGATACTAAAACTCCATTTAGAATAGTTTTATTTTGCAACTGGTGTATAAGATTACCTTTGATGTATTATTTTATCTATCTAAAAAGAATGCCTGTGACATACTTCTGGTGGATTACATCACTTCAATGGACTGTGGAAGCGGCTATATTTATTAAAATATATCGAGATAAATTTTATAAAAATCCCAAGAGTATCTAA
- a CDS encoding NlpC/P60 family protein: MGKRLIKLFTFFILAFSFITSEVHALSFTKPKVVQKIELDEEILTQKKEYIKSAKITEFYSSWRGTRYRYGGTTKKGVDCSALMQHLYKEQFDVELPRTTLTQVQIGEQVVGNRENWKVGDLIFFKMNSRIKHVGVYIGNNKFVHAGRTTGVTISEYDSYWAKRFWQTRRVI; this comes from the coding sequence ATGGGGAAGAGATTAATAAAACTGTTTACCTTTTTCATACTTGCCTTTAGTTTTATAACATCAGAGGTTCATGCATTAAGTTTTACTAAGCCAAAGGTTGTACAAAAGATTGAATTAGATGAAGAGATTCTAACACAAAAAAAAGAATATATAAAAAGTGCTAAAATAACAGAGTTTTATTCTAGTTGGCGTGGTACTAGATATCGTTATGGAGGAACAACAAAAAAGGGAGTTGATTGCTCAGCACTTATGCAGCATCTGTATAAAGAGCAATTTGATGTGGAGCTGCCAAGAACGACTTTAACTCAAGTTCAAATAGGAGAACAAGTTGTTGGAAATAGAGAAAACTGGAAAGTAGGAGATCTTATTTTCTTTAAAATGAATAGTAGAATAAAACACGTTGGTGTATATATAGGAAATAACAAGTTTGTTCATGCAGGAAGAACAACAGGAGTTACAATATCTGAGTATGATAGCTATTGGGCTAAAAGATTTTGGCAAACAAGAAGAGTGATATAA
- a CDS encoding amino acid permease produces the protein MESKKLNWRMLAMMGFTIVWGFGNVVNNYANQGLTVVVSWVLILSLYFLPYALMVGEMGSVFDHKAGGVSSWVGSTYGPMIAYLAGWTYWVVHIPYLAQKPQSALVALSWVFFQNGDMIKTFNPLVLQSIVLGIFLLFLWLSSKGMNSLKRIGALAGTSMFFMGILYILLTVAAPSLMSINPATTDWSLSTFMPKFDFTYFTTISMLVFAVGGCEKISPYVKDVENPHTNFPKGMLALAAMVGMSALLGSFAMGIMFNSGNIPADLKMNGQYYAFKLLGEYYGVGNALMVLYAVANTLSQISALMFSIDAPLKILIGEGDKNFIPAAFTKCNENGAPINGYKLTAVLVGILIIIPALGIGDMNNLYNWLLDLNSIVMPLRYLWVFLAYIGLRGLIKNKALSDSSGFKFVKNDKIATAIGIWCFAFTAFACLMGIFPKNIETFSSEWFFQITLNILTPIVLVGLGLIFPKIARRTNK, from the coding sequence ATGGAATCAAAAAAATTAAACTGGCGTATGCTAGCCATGATGGGATTCACAATTGTTTGGGGATTTGGTAACGTTGTTAATAACTATGCAAACCAAGGTCTAACGGTTGTTGTTTCTTGGGTATTAATTCTTTCTCTTTACTTTTTACCATATGCACTTATGGTTGGAGAGATGGGATCTGTGTTTGATCATAAAGCTGGAGGGGTTTCAAGTTGGGTTGGATCAACTTATGGACCTATGATAGCATATCTTGCTGGTTGGACATATTGGGTTGTTCATATACCATACTTAGCACAAAAGCCTCAAAGTGCACTTGTTGCTTTAAGTTGGGTTTTCTTCCAAAATGGAGATATGATAAAGACTTTTAACCCTTTAGTTTTACAGAGTATTGTTTTAGGAATCTTCCTACTTTTCCTTTGGTTATCATCTAAAGGAATGAACTCTTTAAAGAGAATAGGAGCTCTTGCTGGAACATCTATGTTCTTTATGGGTATTTTATATATTTTATTAACTGTTGCTGCACCATCTCTTATGAGCATAAACCCTGCTACAACTGATTGGTCACTGTCAACATTTATGCCAAAGTTTGACTTTACATACTTTACTACTATATCTATGTTAGTATTTGCTGTTGGTGGATGCGAGAAAATCTCTCCATACGTTAAAGACGTTGAAAATCCACATACAAACTTCCCTAAGGGAATGTTAGCACTTGCTGCTATGGTTGGTATGTCAGCTCTACTTGGTTCATTTGCAATGGGAATCATGTTTAACAGTGGAAATATTCCTGCTGACTTAAAGATGAATGGTCAATACTACGCATTTAAACTTTTAGGTGAGTACTACGGTGTAGGAAATGCACTTATGGTTTTATATGCTGTGGCTAATACACTATCTCAAATATCAGCACTTATGTTCTCTATTGACGCTCCACTTAAAATATTAATTGGAGAAGGGGATAAAAACTTTATACCAGCTGCATTTACAAAATGTAATGAAAATGGAGCACCTATCAATGGATATAAATTAACTGCTGTTCTTGTTGGAATCTTAATTATAATTCCTGCACTTGGTATTGGAGATATGAATAATCTTTACAACTGGCTACTTGATTTAAACTCAATTGTTATGCCTCTTAGATACTTATGGGTATTCTTAGCATACATTGGACTTAGAGGATTAATTAAGAACAAAGCTTTAAGTGATAGTTCAGGATTTAAGTTTGTTAAAAATGATAAAATTGCAACAGCTATTGGAATCTGGTGTTTTGCATTTACAGCCTTTGCATGTTTAATGGGTATCTTCCCTAAAAACATTGAAACATTTAGTTCTGAGTGGTTCTTCCAAATTACTCTTAACATTTTAACACCAATTGTCTTAGTTGGACTTGGACTTATATTCCCTAAGATAGCTAGAAGAACAAATAAATAA
- the malX gene encoding maltose/glucose-specific PTS transporter subunit IIBC, whose amino-acid sequence MTTKNRISAWEFFQSLGKTFMLPVALLAAMGILLGIGAAFTGSTTIEMFPFLGNSFLQGIFNFMIKISLVAFSFLPLMFAVAIPLGMARENKEIAAFAGLMGYIAMQLGTNFYLSEAGLLKVVDTKMVMGIQSIDTGALGALICGVIVFFIHEKFQNIELPDAFSFFGGTRFVAIATVLIMSVVGLAVPMVWPFFAAGINKVGAVIHGAGPFGPFLFGAGERLLLPFGLHHILVATIRFTEAGGTYVTAAGETIHGALNIFYNQFAQGAEFVSPEATKFLSQGKMPTFMFGLAGAALAIYKSAYLENRKKIKGLLISAVVASAVGGITEPIEFIFLFIAPVLYLFHAVMTGLGFMIMGLLKVVIGNTDGNIIDFLVFGVFQGFWTKWFYVIPVGIIWFLIYYFVFKWYIVKYDIPTPGRDNSAQAKEAVDSGDIAGYTAKVMLEALGGKENIVSLDNCITRLRLVVKDANKIDVEAVKAAGAVNVVKLNDTNVQVIIGPKVQVLKKQLQKLM is encoded by the coding sequence ATGACTACCAAAAATAGAATAAGTGCATGGGAGTTTTTTCAAAGTTTAGGAAAAACATTTATGTTACCAGTTGCTCTACTAGCAGCAATGGGAATTTTACTTGGAATTGGAGCTGCCTTTACAGGTAGTACAACAATAGAGATGTTTCCATTTTTAGGAAATAGTTTCTTACAAGGTATATTTAACTTTATGATAAAGATAAGTTTAGTTGCCTTTTCATTTTTACCACTTATGTTTGCTGTGGCAATTCCACTTGGGATGGCTAGAGAGAATAAAGAGATTGCAGCTTTTGCAGGACTTATGGGTTATATTGCAATGCAACTTGGAACAAACTTTTATTTAAGTGAAGCGGGACTTTTAAAAGTTGTAGATACAAAGATGGTAATGGGAATTCAAAGTATTGATACAGGAGCACTAGGAGCTTTAATATGTGGAGTTATAGTTTTCTTTATCCATGAGAAGTTTCAAAATATAGAGTTACCAGATGCTTTTTCATTCTTTGGTGGAACAAGATTCGTAGCTATAGCAACAGTTTTAATAATGTCAGTTGTAGGGCTTGCAGTACCTATGGTGTGGCCTTTCTTTGCAGCTGGAATAAATAAAGTTGGAGCAGTAATCCATGGAGCAGGACCATTTGGACCGTTTCTGTTTGGAGCTGGAGAGAGACTGTTACTTCCATTTGGACTTCACCACATCTTAGTTGCAACAATAAGATTTACTGAAGCTGGAGGAACTTATGTAACTGCAGCAGGGGAAACAATCCACGGAGCATTAAATATATTTTATAATCAGTTTGCACAAGGAGCAGAGTTTGTATCTCCAGAAGCAACAAAGTTCTTATCTCAAGGTAAGATGCCAACATTTATGTTTGGACTTGCAGGAGCAGCCTTAGCAATATATAAATCAGCATACTTAGAGAACAGAAAAAAGATCAAAGGACTTTTAATATCAGCAGTTGTAGCATCAGCAGTTGGAGGAATAACTGAACCAATTGAGTTTATATTCCTGTTTATAGCACCAGTTCTTTATTTGTTCCACGCAGTTATGACTGGACTTGGATTTATGATAATGGGACTTTTAAAAGTAGTTATAGGAAACACTGATGGAAACATAATAGACTTCCTAGTATTTGGAGTGTTCCAAGGATTCTGGACAAAGTGGTTCTATGTAATTCCTGTTGGAATTATCTGGTTTCTAATTTACTACTTTGTATTTAAATGGTATATTGTAAAATATGATATTCCAACTCCAGGAAGAGATAACTCAGCTCAAGCAAAAGAAGCTGTTGATAGCGGAGATATTGCTGGATACACAGCTAAAGTTATGTTAGAAGCTTTAGGTGGAAAAGAGAACATTGTAAGTTTAGATAACTGTATAACAAGACTTAGACTTGTAGTTAAAGATGCAAATAAAATAGATGTTGAAGCTGTTAAAGCAGCAGGAGCAGTAAACGTAGTAAAATTAAATGATACAAATGTACAGGTTATAATAGGACCAAAAGTACAGGTGTTAAAAAAGCAGTTACAAAAGTTAATGTAA
- a CDS encoding MalY/PatB family protein translates to MNFDEIINRKGTYCTQWDYIEDRFGPGTKDLTPFSISDTDFKCPQEILDAIVERTAHGIFGYSRWNHEDYKGAIKNWYKTRYATEINSDWVVYSPNVIYSISMLLEEILGKNGKVMTHTPRYDGFTKILKSYDLFEVTLKEDESGEFHTDFDKIEEGFKSGVKVFLLCNPENPTGKIWKYEELKKLIDLCEKYDGVLISDDIHMDIARKEVTPVLKIDTKRCLIVSSASKTFNTPALGGSYAIIPQGDIREKFITHLKEVDSLSSPTIFGVLSTMVAYNSCGYWVDELNSYLTKNCEYVEKELNGLYGIRANVPEGTYLMWIDLKDCNIDMDRFKKSLVEDGKVAIMSGEAYGDKDRIRLNVGCPLSKVKIAVEGIKRAIEKVR, encoded by the coding sequence ATGAATTTTGATGAAATTATAAATAGAAAAGGAACCTACTGTACTCAGTGGGACTATATAGAGGATAGATTTGGACCTGGAACAAAGGATTTAACTCCATTTTCTATCTCTGATACAGATTTCAAATGTCCTCAAGAGATTTTAGATGCAATAGTTGAAAGAACAGCTCACGGAATTTTTGGATACTCACGTTGGAATCATGAAGATTATAAGGGAGCTATAAAAAATTGGTATAAAACAAGATATGCCACAGAGATAAATAGTGATTGGGTAGTATATTCTCCAAATGTAATTTATAGTATCTCTATGCTATTAGAGGAAATTCTTGGGAAAAATGGAAAAGTTATGACTCATACACCAAGATACGATGGATTTACAAAAATTTTAAAATCTTATGATCTTTTTGAAGTGACTTTAAAAGAGGATGAGAGTGGAGAGTTTCATACAGATTTTGATAAAATAGAGGAGGGATTTAAAAGTGGAGTGAAAGTGTTTTTACTTTGTAATCCTGAAAATCCAACTGGAAAAATCTGGAAGTATGAAGAGCTTAAAAAGCTTATAGACCTATGTGAAAAGTATGATGGAGTTTTAATCTCAGATGATATTCATATGGATATAGCTAGAAAAGAGGTAACTCCAGTTTTAAAAATAGATACGAAAAGATGTTTAATTGTAAGTTCTGCTTCAAAAACTTTTAATACTCCAGCTCTTGGTGGTTCATATGCAATAATTCCCCAAGGTGATATAAGAGAGAAGTTTATAACTCACTTAAAAGAGGTTGATTCACTGTCATCTCCAACAATTTTTGGAGTACTATCAACAATGGTTGCATATAATAGTTGTGGATATTGGGTAGATGAGTTAAATAGTTATCTAACTAAAAACTGTGAGTATGTGGAAAAAGAGTTAAATGGATTATATGGAATAAGAGCTAATGTTCCAGAGGGAACGTATCTAATGTGGATAGATTTAAAAGATTGTAACATAGATATGGATAGATTTAAAAAATCCCTTGTTGAAGATGGAAAAGTGGCAATTATGTCTGGAGAGGCATATGGAGATAAAGATAGAATCCGTTTAAATGTGGGATGTCCATTATCAAAAGTTAAGATAGCTGTTGAAGGTATCAAAAGAGCTATTGAAAAAGTGAGATAA